A stretch of Aristophania vespae DNA encodes these proteins:
- a CDS encoding FAD-dependent oxidoreductase produces MSAKRRVIILGGGIGGIEAAIALSRKAGVSLTLVDPNAVHVWKPALHEFAAGTLNFEENVFSFEKLSKKFKFNFIQGAPSSIDRQAKSVKLSDGQTLEYDYLIVSIGGVQMILAHQGQKRIASF; encoded by the coding sequence ATGTCTGCTAAAAGACGAGTGATTATTTTGGGTGGCGGCATTGGTGGTATAGAAGCTGCCATTGCGTTGAGCCGTAAAGCTGGTGTTAGCCTGACACTTGTCGATCCTAATGCTGTTCATGTCTGGAAGCCAGCTTTGCATGAATTTGCAGCAGGCACCTTAAATTTTGAAGAAAATGTTTTTTCTTTCGAAAAGCTTTCCAAAAAATTTAAATTTAACTTTATTCAAGGCGCTCCCAGTAGCATCGACAGACAGGCAAAATCTGTCAAATTAAGTGATGGTCAAACTCTCGAATATGATTATCTGATAGTCAGTATTGGGGGCGTGCAAATGATTTTGGCACACCAGGGGCAAAAGAGAATTGCCTCTTTTTAG
- a CDS encoding peptidylprolyl isomerase: MRFNRLMLACTTLIGGLSLSTASIVPAFAAPKASPTSTAPAPVKADPNMVIATVDGQKITLSDVQGALSELPPAAMSVPREQLIPLLLGQLISQKAIEIAAKKEKLENNPEIKTAMMRASEAALMNGYIKQKVAPKITENAMKAYYDKHYANKKPEQEVHARHILVDSEAKAKDIIAQLKKGGDFAKLAAKNSSDKATASNNGGDLGWFKRGDMIPDFSKAAFDTKSGTYTQKPVHTVYGWHVIQVLGTRTAPVPTYDKVKNQIRQNLLKEEIGKVVEAAEKSVKIVRYDAQGKPIADAPAPTKAH; encoded by the coding sequence ATGCGGTTCAACCGCCTCATGCTTGCTTGCACGACTCTAATTGGTGGCCTATCTCTTTCGACTGCTTCAATTGTTCCTGCTTTCGCTGCACCAAAAGCTTCACCAACCAGCACAGCTCCTGCTCCTGTCAAAGCTGACCCTAACATGGTTATTGCAACTGTTGACGGTCAAAAAATTACCCTTAGTGACGTTCAGGGGGCTCTTTCAGAGTTGCCACCAGCAGCAATGAGCGTGCCACGTGAGCAGCTTATTCCTTTACTTCTGGGCCAACTTATTAGCCAAAAAGCAATCGAAATTGCTGCTAAAAAAGAAAAGCTAGAAAATAACCCAGAAATTAAAACAGCCATGATGCGTGCCTCTGAAGCTGCATTAATGAATGGTTATATTAAGCAAAAAGTAGCGCCAAAAATCACAGAAAACGCTATGAAGGCTTATTATGACAAACATTATGCGAATAAAAAGCCAGAGCAAGAAGTGCATGCCCGCCATATTCTGGTCGACTCAGAAGCTAAAGCAAAAGATATTATTGCTCAGCTTAAAAAAGGCGGAGATTTCGCTAAATTAGCAGCCAAAAATTCATCAGACAAAGCGACAGCAAGCAATAATGGTGGTGATCTGGGCTGGTTTAAACGCGGTGATATGATCCCTGATTTCTCAAAAGCAGCTTTTGACACAAAATCTGGCACATACACTCAAAAACCTGTTCATACTGTCTATGGCTGGCACGTTATTCAGGTTCTTGGCACACGCACAGCCCCTGTGCCAACATATGACAAAGTAAAAAACCAAATCCGCCAAAATCTTTTAAAAGAAGAAATTGGCAAGGTTGTTGAAGCAGCAGAAAAAAGCGTCAAAATTGTTCGCTATGATGCTCAAGGCAAACCCATTGCTGATGCTCCTGCTCCAACTAAAGCACACTAA